A region from the Bradyrhizobium erythrophlei genome encodes:
- a CDS encoding YdhR family protein: MITAIVLYNLPDTIGLEECRAHFISIAPDFLKAPGFVRKQFICQKDGSVAGGVYMWESQVAAEAFYNGPWRDGILARYGNDPTIQYFETVALTDKATGIAGALD; the protein is encoded by the coding sequence ATGATCACTGCCATTGTCCTTTACAATCTACCGGACACGATCGGCCTTGAGGAATGCCGCGCTCATTTTATCAGCATCGCGCCGGACTTCCTGAAAGCGCCGGGATTCGTCCGAAAGCAATTCATCTGCCAGAAGGACGGCAGCGTCGCCGGCGGTGTCTATATGTGGGAAAGCCAGGTCGCAGCCGAGGCGTTCTACAATGGCCCTTGGCGTGATGGGATTCTCGCGCGCTACGGAAACGATCCGACGATCCAGTATTTCGAAACCGTCGCACTCACTGACAAGGCCACCGGCATCGCAGGGGCGCTCGACTGA
- a CDS encoding MarR family winged helix-turn-helix transcriptional regulator, translating into MARRRGPITADRPVQVVTWSGGAPIRRVPIALARRFVQICLAVAAETLEGENLTPLQFAVLANLNDEADVDQNSLAARLGVDRNSASVLVEQLEKRGLIDRRINGADRRARLLRLTRIGNELHERLRPAMRAGQRRILAPLAPNERERFLDQLVQIIKANESYARPGAARRKRGATISAAEMPSSNA; encoded by the coding sequence ATGGCGCGCCGCCGCGGTCCAATCACCGCAGATCGCCCGGTTCAGGTCGTCACCTGGAGCGGAGGCGCACCGATCCGGCGCGTTCCGATTGCGCTGGCCCGCCGCTTCGTACAAATCTGCCTCGCCGTGGCCGCGGAGACCCTGGAAGGCGAGAACTTGACGCCGCTGCAGTTCGCTGTCCTTGCCAATCTCAACGACGAAGCGGACGTCGATCAAAACAGCCTCGCAGCCCGCCTCGGCGTCGATCGCAACAGCGCAAGCGTTCTGGTCGAGCAACTTGAAAAGCGAGGTCTGATCGATCGCCGGATCAACGGCGCCGACCGGCGTGCCCGCTTATTGCGGCTGACCCGGATCGGAAACGAACTGCACGAGCGGCTGCGCCCTGCGATGCGAGCCGGTCAGCGCCGGATCCTCGCACCATTGGCGCCTAACGAGCGCGAGCGCTTCCTCGATCAGCTCGTCCAGATCATCAAGGCGAATGAATCCTACGCCCGACCAGGCGCGGCGCGTCGGAAGCGCGGCGCGACGATTTCAGCCGCGGAGATGCCATCCAGCAACGCGTGA
- the dinB gene encoding DNA polymerase IV, producing the protein MATTATILHADLDAFYASVEQLIDPSLRGKPIAVGSGVVLAASYEAKAFGVRGGMPGRQARELCPQLTFVSGHFKEYQRLGDAAIKVIGDFTPLVERISIDEAFADVAGCTHLFGPPDEIARAIRQRVRAELGLPISVGVARTKHLAKIASQVAKPDGLVVVDPDTELQFLHHLPVELMWGVGSVTKARLAEIGVLTIGQLAKIPGWSLERLLGSAAGEKLAALAWNRDPREINTHRRAQSAGAQSAIGRKPAEERVFRPTLFHLADRIGTRLRAKSRPGRTVTVRVRFANLNSVTRSVTLDAPISATVILAELAEELVRAVLAEHANEKTISLLAISVSHLEEHWDLELELPLGLQDEPRRPGSKIGMARWTADRAIDKIRDRFGWDAIGYGSVALGIPRSVPDEFRELAEKDL; encoded by the coding sequence ATGGCAACGACAGCCACCATCCTCCATGCGGACCTGGATGCTTTCTATGCCTCGGTAGAGCAGCTGATTGACCCTTCGTTGCGCGGCAAACCCATCGCCGTCGGGAGTGGGGTTGTGCTTGCCGCTTCTTACGAGGCCAAGGCCTTCGGGGTCCGCGGCGGCATGCCGGGACGGCAAGCGCGCGAGCTCTGTCCGCAACTCACTTTTGTCAGCGGGCATTTCAAGGAATACCAACGGCTGGGCGACGCCGCCATTAAGGTGATCGGCGACTTCACGCCGCTCGTCGAGCGGATTTCCATCGACGAGGCCTTTGCCGATGTTGCGGGCTGCACCCATCTCTTCGGTCCGCCTGACGAAATTGCGAGGGCGATCCGCCAACGCGTGCGGGCGGAGCTAGGCCTTCCGATCTCGGTCGGTGTAGCGCGCACCAAGCATCTGGCAAAAATTGCCTCGCAAGTGGCCAAGCCCGACGGGCTGGTGGTTGTCGATCCTGACACTGAGCTGCAATTTCTTCACCATCTGCCTGTCGAACTGATGTGGGGAGTGGGCTCGGTCACGAAGGCGCGGCTGGCCGAGATCGGCGTGCTGACTATCGGACAGCTGGCAAAGATACCAGGATGGTCGCTAGAGCGGTTGCTAGGTTCGGCGGCAGGAGAGAAACTCGCAGCGCTAGCGTGGAATCGCGATCCCCGAGAAATCAACACTCACCGACGAGCCCAATCCGCAGGAGCGCAGTCGGCGATTGGCAGGAAGCCTGCCGAAGAACGAGTTTTTCGACCGACCCTGTTTCACCTTGCAGACCGAATCGGCACCCGGCTCCGGGCCAAGTCCAGGCCAGGCCGAACCGTGACGGTCCGCGTTCGCTTCGCCAATCTGAACTCAGTCACTCGCTCGGTAACGCTCGACGCGCCAATCTCCGCGACCGTGATCCTCGCCGAGCTTGCCGAGGAGTTGGTACGTGCAGTCCTCGCAGAACACGCCAACGAGAAGACCATCTCGCTTCTGGCTATCTCTGTGTCGCATCTCGAGGAGCACTGGGATCTGGAGCTGGAACTTCCGCTTGGACTCCAAGACGAACCGCGCCGCCCCGGCAGCAAAATAGGCATGGCACGTTGGACGGCCGACCGTGCCATCGATAAGATCCGCGATCGCTTCGGATGGGATGCTATTGGATACGGTTCGGTGGCGCTGGGCATCCCTCGTTCGGTTCCCGACGAGTTTCGAGAACTCGCCGAAAAGGATCTGTGA
- a CDS encoding LysR family transcriptional regulator, whose protein sequence is MIESTAVRYFRVVTECGSIKLAAASLRIAPSAISRQVQGLEEELSVKLFERGARGMNLTDAGHVLYRYSIENRNLLDGLRTKVEEFDSVRRGQVKIATVEGLVASFLSDFVVDLHQEHPGISVSVTVVGSRDVAEMVS, encoded by the coding sequence ATGATCGAATCCACCGCCGTTCGATATTTTCGTGTTGTCACCGAATGCGGTTCGATCAAACTGGCGGCTGCTTCGCTCCGGATCGCTCCCAGCGCAATTAGTCGCCAAGTTCAGGGACTTGAGGAGGAGCTTTCGGTCAAACTGTTCGAGCGTGGCGCGCGCGGGATGAATCTCACCGACGCGGGCCACGTCCTCTATCGATACTCAATCGAGAACCGCAACCTGCTCGACGGACTGCGCACCAAAGTCGAAGAATTCGACTCGGTGCGCCGGGGCCAGGTTAAGATTGCGACTGTTGAAGGCCTCGTCGCGAGTTTTTTGTCAGATTTCGTGGTCGATCTCCATCAAGAACATCCGGGCATCTCTGTCTCAGTCACGGTAGTTGGATCGCGCGACGTCGCGGAGATGGTGAGCTAG
- a CDS encoding LysR substrate-binding domain-containing protein, translating to MFGRAPRRDLIELGRMRQSLCLIVAPCHPMAGRESCTVKDLAGLRVVVPDASFGIRQEIDKAFAQANVRLEICSETNSLAFAQSIVARTELATFLPMVSAMPSIIAGKLQAIPLRDKRLEATQVTLVQLAARSTSPSTRLVADRLIQKMGKSEN from the coding sequence GTGTTCGGCCGGGCCCCACGGCGTGACCTGATCGAACTGGGTCGGATGCGGCAGTCGCTCTGTCTCATCGTTGCGCCATGCCATCCAATGGCTGGCAGGGAGTCGTGCACCGTCAAGGATCTTGCTGGTCTGCGCGTGGTGGTGCCGGACGCCTCCTTCGGAATCCGACAGGAGATCGACAAAGCCTTCGCACAGGCCAATGTCCGCCTGGAAATCTGCAGCGAAACCAATTCGCTGGCTTTCGCGCAGAGCATTGTCGCTCGAACTGAGCTGGCGACTTTCCTGCCCATGGTATCGGCGATGCCCTCGATCATTGCCGGGAAGCTGCAAGCGATTCCGCTGCGCGACAAGCGGTTGGAAGCGACGCAAGTGACGCTCGTTCAACTCGCCGCGCGCAGCACGTCACCTTCAACCAGACTAGTCGCCGACCGACTCATCCAGAAGATGGGAAAATCGGAGAACTAG